Sequence from the Methanobacterium alkalithermotolerans genome:
TTAAATTAAATTGTTCAGATAGGCTTCTATAGGGGAATACTCTTTTTATTAATTTTTTTGCTTCAGGAAGGGTTTCTTCTGTAGCAGGTACAATCTTAACCATATAAAATCCTCTTAATCGTTGGAATAATGTAATTATTTAAATTAGGAGGTGGGAATTATTTTCTATTTAATTACTTCCCTGGTGGGGTTTACTTCATCTGGATTATAGGGGCTTTCATCCTTTTAGCACATGATGGACATTTTACATACTTCCATCCATAAGTTTTACTGGAATCATCTCTACTCAGGCCCTGGGGGCTTATAAGATTAGTAAAATTTGAAACTCATTCCCCACTTATTAAAAAGGTAAATTTCTTTTTTTTTAGTTCAATTATTCAAGTAAATTATACTTCATCCTTTTTTTGTAAGATTAATATTAAATACTTTAAACATTTTTTTCAAGGGCTTTCTGTAAATGTGAAGGTGTATAAATGTCCCCAGCACCATCAATAAAGCTAATTCTGCGTGCCAGTATGTTATCCCTGAATTATATGCTGTAGAAATACCTAATTTAATCATTAAAGTTAGTAAAACTCCTGTCAGGCCAGTACCTATATAACCAATAGTTACCAGGATATTCCATATTCTTTTGTGCTGTTTAGGTTTTAAAATCCTCTTTTTAAATAGATAATATGTGAAAAGATAGGACCCTATGATTATTATGGTGACGGGAAGTATGTGAAAATTTGATCCTTCATTAGCCCCTTCTAAGGCGTCGGGCCCGGTATCAGAAACTTCTAATCCATTATCATCAACGGGATTTATGGTATCATTATCACTATCAGCTGAACTATTTTGAGTATTAGATGCTGCAGAAAGGGCCAGATCGCATGATCCGCTCCCATCTAAATCTATATATCTGGAACATTGTCCGGGGTAGGGATCATAATCAAGGCCATAGGGACACCCTGCGGCACAGGAGCCTTCCATGGTTGCAGCGGCAATTATAGGTGCTGTGGCCAGTGTTCCCCATATTTTAGCCTGACGGGGAGATAAATTATTATAAAAAGACTTGGCCCGGATAAAAGAATGTTTAATCTTTTCTTTTATTTTGTCTTTTTTCATGAACCCATCCCCTTCTTTTTATACCCAAATAATGTTTTTTTAGTACTTTTCCAGTAAATATGAAAATGAAAAACAGTTACCAGAGTCAGGGTTATTCCTAATTCCACATGCCAGAATAAAAGGCCAAAATTTATGGTGGATACAACTCCCATTTCCATTAATATCATGAGTATAAATCCAGCCCCACCTGAAATAATAAATGAAGCCAGTAGTATTATATTCCATAAGTTAATATGCAGGCCCTTTTTTATTAATCCCCACTTGTAAAGAGTATAGGTGGCCAGGTAAGCGATTAAAAACGGGAGAGATGGTATTAATATATTATAACTCATAAATCATCCTCCTTAATTATCCGGGGTTTTTTTTTAAAAAAGTAATAAAAAATAATTATTATTCAACTGGAAAGTGATTGGCCCGCATTTTTTAACAATCACTATCTACTTTTTAGAATTTTTATAGGATGATATAATCCCACCTATTAAAATTCCCATTGCTGATTCCAAGGCAGCACCAAGAGCCAGATTATTGAAATAATATTCTCAGAGAGTACCTGTTCCCACACCCATTACCAGTCCGGTTCCTACCCATTGATCCTCTTTAGCTATTATATCACTGTTATTAATTCTTTAATTCGGTTTTACGAGTTAAGTTAAGCTCAAGTTTTCAACTTGGGTTACTTCATCTGGACTATGGCGGCTTTCATCCTTTTACCACACTCAGGACATTTTAAATACTTCCATCCATAAGTTTTACCGGAGTTATCTCTACCCAGGCCCTGGGGGCTTATAAGATCAGTTAAAATTGAAACTTGAAACTCATTTCCACAGCTAGTACAATGGTAAAGAGCTTTTTGGGAGTGGGAGAAAGCCAGAATAATCATTCCTGAAACTGTTATCAGGACCCATATGTACCAGTAAAGGGGTAGCAATAAAATGGCTGCAATAACTATGCTGGAGAGGTAGACTATTAAATAAATGATGGTTTTTTTCCAGTCTTCTGTGGTGGTTTCTATTTTCATTTTAAGCTGCTATCCATAAATAAACTTGATTTAGTAATTTTAATTCTTTTAATTAGTGAATTATTATAATTTTTGCAGGAATTTACCTTATTAAAATAGATTTGGTTTTTTAGGGGTTTTTTTAAATTCAATGTACTGCAATTAAAAAAATAAAAAAGGCAGGGATTAAAATATCCCTTTTTTGGTTAATTATCCTCTACCCAGAACCTGTCCAGTGGTGGCATCAATATCCACCCCATCAACGGCCTGTCCCTGGGCATCAACTATCTGCACATTCCATACCAGTCTACCATCATCCCATCGATAGAGCCGGGGGTTAGCAGCCACAAATCCTCCTTCAGCTATCACCTGGGTATTCACAATCTCCATGGCTTCCTGGGCGGAAATAGCAGGAGTTTCAGTTTCATTAGTTACCGTGGTGTTATTGGTGGTGATGTTAGTCATATTAGTGGTATTATTTACCGGTGCCGGGGCCAAAAACAGGGTATAACCGGCTCCGATAATAATTAGTACCGCAATAACCACCAGAATTATAATCTTTTTATCCAAATTCTTCACCTCCTCGGGTAAACAAATAGTTCTTAATGATATATAAGTTTTTAGAGGCCTTATTTATTGTGTTTAAATTTTTTTTTTTTTAACATAATTCCGATTAGCCCTCATTTTTAACTTAATTTACAGGTTCAATTTATTTTCTCAATTTCAGCACTTCTTTTAATTCATCACTATTCATTTCGGTTATGAAGTTTTCTCCAGTTGTCACGGTTATATCGGCTAATTCTTTTTTACTGCTAAGCATATTATTTATTTTTTCTTCAAATGTTCCGGTAGTAATAAGCCTGTAGACCATTACATTATCTTTTTGTCCGATTCGATATGCTCTATCTGTGGCCTGATTTTCAACAGCAGGGTTCCACCATAAATCATAGTGAATAACATTTTGTGCTGCTGTTAAATTTAAACCGGTTCCTCCAGTCTTCAAGGAGATAATGAATATGTTATGCTGGGATTTATTTTGAAAATCATGAATTATTTTATCTCGTTTTTCTCGAGATAATGAACCATGCAGGAATAATGATTCTGTATTGAATTTTTCATCCACCACTTTTTTCATTATATTGCCCATTTGAACATACTGTGTAAAAATTAGTACTTTCTCCCTATTTTCTATGATATTTTCTAAAATATTAATCAAAACTTCCATCTTTCCAGAATCAGGGATGTTAATTGTTTTTGATCTGGAAAACTGAGATGGATGATTACAGATCTGTTTTAAACTATTTATTAATTTAAAAATAAGTCCTCTTCGATCTATACCTTCACTGGCATCTATTTCATCCATTAAGGAGTCCATCATCTTTTTATACAGTGCAGTTTGCTCAATACTTAATTTGCAGTAGACATCACTCACTATTTTATCTGGTAGTTCTTTTATTATTTCTTTATCTGTTTTCAGCCTTCTCATGATAAAGGGATGAGTTATCATCCGGAAAGTTTTAAGAACTTTTTTATTTCTTTCCTTTTCAATGGGTATGATAAACTTATCAGTGAATTTCTTAAGGGATCCTAAATAATGGGGGTTTATAAAATCAAATATACTCCAGTAATCAGTTAGCCTATTTTCTACTGGTGTACCAGTTAATGCAACTTTATTATCAGATTTAATGACTTTAATAGCTTTAGTTTGTTTAGCATTAGGGTTTTTAATGTTCTGAGCTTCATCAACAACCATCAAATACCATTTTTTATGTTTAAATTTTTCCAGGTCACTTCTTATAGTACCATAAGAGCTTATAACCACATCATAATCATCTTTTTTAGGAAATTTACGCTTATTCCCGTGATATATAAATGGTTTAAGTGTTGGAGTGAATTTTTTCATCTCATTTTGCCAGTTAAAGAGTAAGCCGGTGGGAGCAATAACCAACACCTTTTTTTCATCGATTAATCCTTTATTTTTCAGATGTAAAATTGAACTTAAAACCTGCAAAGTCTTTCCCAATCCCATATCATCAGCAAGAACACTGCCAAAACCAAGATTAATGTTTTGCAGGAGCCAGGAGAATCCTAATTTTTGATAAGGTCTAAGTTCAGCATTTAGATTACCTGGAATCTCCAGGTTATCATATTTTTTAATCTTTTCTAAAAGAGACTTAATATTATAATCAATATTAACTTCATTATCTTCTAATTTCCCACTAATTATGGCCTGAAATAGATTATTTTGACTTAAAGTTTCAGGTAATTTATTCAACTTTTTTATGAAGGATTTTATTTCTTTTTCATCTAAAATGACATAGTTATCTTTTATTTTAATTATTTTTTCAGATTTTTCTAAAATATTTTGAAATTCGGAGGTACTGATGTTATGCTCACCAATTGCTACTTTCCACTGGAATTTCACAAGTTCCTGCAGTGAAAGATACGTTTTTCTCTTTAAACTAAGCTCTTTAGTGCTTTTTATATCAAGTACAAGTTTAGGTTTAACGTTTTTGTCCAGACTTTTAGGGAGGAACACTGAAATTCCCATTATTTTCAATAAAGGAAGTATATCCTGTAAAAATATAGAAAATTCATTGATATGTAGATTAATAGGCGTTTTTAAATCAATAATTTTTCTAATTGGAGGGAAGTACTCCTGTATTAAGTAGATATCTGAGAGTAACTCCAGTTTCCTATGGTTTTCTTTTTTGAGGGAAAGAAATTTATAGACCTCTTCGGGAGGTGTATTACCATCTCCAACTTTAAGATGAATACTGAAACTTTCTTCACTCTTTATTTCTTGATTTTGCACAGTTTCTTCTATGATTAAATAGAGATCATGATCTCTTTTCCTTAAATATAGGTTTGAAAGCCATTGGTCAATTAAAAATTCATATCCACTGGTCCGGAATTCATTAAACTTTAATCTTTCTTTAAAGAAAAATAATTTAAAAACAGGATCATTAGCTTGTCTTTCTAATATTTTAGGCATACCCCATCTGGTGTAATGTTCCATTATTCCTGAAATAATAAGGCTTATTCCAGTTATTACCTGTTCTTTTCGGTTTATTCGTGAATTTTTATAACAAATCAGATTATCAGGGCACAGGGAATACAACTTTTCACATATTTCCTCTATTTTTTTATCAAAAAGACAGGGTACCCATCTTATAAGATAAGCATTATTATTTAATTCTATAATTTCGGGAATAATACCCTGCTTTTCTACAAGTTTTAATGAAAATTGAAGTAGCAAGTGTAGAAATTGTATATTATAATGATATTGAAGTTTATTGGTAGGAGATATTTCCACCAGAAAGCCTAATAAAATGTTTTCCAGATGCTGATTATTTTTTAGAGTAAAAGGGTTTTCCTCAAGGGTATCTTCTTTTTCATCTGGAAATATATTATCCTCAGTTAGGGATATATTTGAAATTCTATAATCATCATCCATAACTAAATAGAATTCCTCCCATAACTTAGGATTATTCCATTTTATGGATAAATATCTCTCTTTCCATTCTACTAAAGTCTCATCATCTCTTTTAGACAACTTAGAGAGTTCTATGGATTTTAAGGATATGAAATCGTTGTTGTACTCATTATTGAAACGATTGTAATTATAGTAATTTCTAGAGTGTCTGGCCATTGATTTGTATACTCTTTCAATAACATCTTTAAAGTCTTTATCATAGAAAAGGGGTGATGGTTTAAGGAGGGTTAATATATATTCAGACAGAATAGGGATATCCGAAAAATCAATGCCCTTGCTGATATCATATTTTATTGTTTCATCTGTTTTTTCGATTTTATTCTGGAAAATATCACCAATACTGGTGATTTTTCGAACCGTCATATCTTCAACATTATCCAGATGGACTATAATACCCCGCAAATCACAGTTATGAAGGTCAAATATTCGGAAAGGATTTTTATCAATTTCTATACTTATCATATAAATTAAACTGGCAATATGTTTACAGGGAAGTGCATAGTCCGGGCAGTTGCATTCGGCACTAATATCCCCCCATGATTGAGGGAATAATTCCACTCCAATTTGTGTCAATTTATAGTAAAGTTCTTCTGGAAGTTTTTTATTTAAAAGTCCGGCAAGAATTGAGGGAGAATTATTTATAACCTGAGCAATGAGTTCTTTTTCATCTAGAGTAAATGATTGCAGCTTCAATTTAGTTTCATAGTATTTTTGGTAGTTACCCTCAACTTTTCCCGTGATTATATTTCCATTAAGAGCGATGTCATAGACTTTACCAGTGTTAGCATAAGATTTTCCCCGGGGTAATCTATTGGTAAAGTCAATATTTTTAAGGGCATCCAGCCATTTTCTCCCCCACCAGGTTTTTCCATATTTTAAAATTGCCATATAAATCATTTTCAGGGTGGTTTAAAGTTTATGAGGCCATAAGAATTAAAAAAATTGTTCTAACTAGTAATTTTTTAAATGTTTTTAAGTTAAAATTTGCAGTATAAACAAAAAAACTATACCTTAGAATCTAAGACTAATGCAGATTTAATTTTCCATTTTAATTTTCCTAATAAAATAATCTCCCTCTTAGACATTTATTTATCTTTCAGATTTATAAATCTACATAAATCAGATATTAAAGATAATTTCAATTTTAAATGCGTTTCAAGACCTAAAAGCTTTTAATTAGATGATTTATTCTTTGGAATTTGCTTATGAGCTTGAAAAAGATGGAATAATGTTTCTAATA
This genomic interval carries:
- a CDS encoding PepSY domain-containing protein, which encodes MDKKIIILVVIAVLIIIGAGYTLFLAPAPVNNTTNMTNITTNNTTVTNETETPAISAQEAMEIVNTQVIAEGGFVAANPRLYRWDDGRLVWNVQIVDAQGQAVDGVDIDATTGQVLGRG
- a CDS encoding DEAD/DEAH box helicase, with product MAILKYGKTWWGRKWLDALKNIDFTNRLPRGKSYANTGKVYDIALNGNIITGKVEGNYQKYYETKLKLQSFTLDEKELIAQVINNSPSILAGLLNKKLPEELYYKLTQIGVELFPQSWGDISAECNCPDYALPCKHIASLIYMISIEIDKNPFRIFDLHNCDLRGIIVHLDNVEDMTVRKITSIGDIFQNKIEKTDETIKYDISKGIDFSDIPILSEYILTLLKPSPLFYDKDFKDVIERVYKSMARHSRNYYNYNRFNNEYNNDFISLKSIELSKLSKRDDETLVEWKERYLSIKWNNPKLWEEFYLVMDDDYRISNISLTEDNIFPDEKEDTLEENPFTLKNNQHLENILLGFLVEISPTNKLQYHYNIQFLHLLLQFSLKLVEKQGIIPEIIELNNNAYLIRWVPCLFDKKIEEICEKLYSLCPDNLICYKNSRINRKEQVITGISLIISGIMEHYTRWGMPKILERQANDPVFKLFFFKERLKFNEFRTSGYEFLIDQWLSNLYLRKRDHDLYLIIEETVQNQEIKSEESFSIHLKVGDGNTPPEEVYKFLSLKKENHRKLELLSDIYLIQEYFPPIRKIIDLKTPINLHINEFSIFLQDILPLLKIMGISVFLPKSLDKNVKPKLVLDIKSTKELSLKRKTYLSLQELVKFQWKVAIGEHNISTSEFQNILEKSEKIIKIKDNYVILDEKEIKSFIKKLNKLPETLSQNNLFQAIISGKLEDNEVNIDYNIKSLLEKIKKYDNLEIPGNLNAELRPYQKLGFSWLLQNINLGFGSVLADDMGLGKTLQVLSSILHLKNKGLIDEKKVLVIAPTGLLFNWQNEMKKFTPTLKPFIYHGNKRKFPKKDDYDVVISSYGTIRSDLEKFKHKKWYLMVVDEAQNIKNPNAKQTKAIKVIKSDNKVALTGTPVENRLTDYWSIFDFINPHYLGSLKKFTDKFIIPIEKERNKKVLKTFRMITHPFIMRRLKTDKEIIKELPDKIVSDVYCKLSIEQTALYKKMMDSLMDEIDASEGIDRRGLIFKLINSLKQICNHPSQFSRSKTINIPDSGKMEVLINILENIIENREKVLIFTQYVQMGNIMKKVVDEKFNTESLFLHGSLSREKRDKIIHDFQNKSQHNIFIISLKTGGTGLNLTAAQNVIHYDLWWNPAVENQATDRAYRIGQKDNVMVYRLITTGTFEEKINNMLSSKKELADITVTTGENFITEMNSDELKEVLKLRK